In the Streptomyces sp. NBC_00525 genome, one interval contains:
- a CDS encoding HNH endonuclease: MPHVLVLNASYEPLGVVPLRRALVLVLENKAICLEESGALMHSATRVVPAPSVVRLKRFVRIPYRGPVPLTRRALFARDGGRCMYCGAAATSVDHVIPRSRGGQHAWDNVVAACRRCNHVKADRHLPELGWRLHQQPAPPTGLAWRIIGTGHRDPRWLPYLQPFGADDAMARIDGISA; the protein is encoded by the coding sequence GTGCCGCATGTCCTGGTTCTCAACGCGTCGTACGAGCCGCTCGGCGTCGTACCGCTCCGCCGCGCACTCGTCCTCGTCCTCGAGAACAAGGCCATCTGCCTCGAGGAGTCCGGTGCCCTCATGCACAGCGCCACCCGTGTCGTCCCGGCCCCCAGCGTCGTCCGCCTCAAACGGTTCGTCCGGATTCCCTACCGGGGTCCGGTGCCGCTGACCCGGCGGGCCCTGTTCGCGCGGGACGGCGGGCGCTGCATGTACTGCGGGGCCGCCGCGACCAGCGTCGACCACGTCATTCCGCGCAGCCGCGGCGGACAGCACGCCTGGGACAACGTGGTGGCGGCCTGCCGCCGCTGCAACCACGTCAAGGCCGACCGGCATCTGCCCGAGCTGGGCTGGCGGCTCCACCAGCAGCCCGCCCCGCCCACCGGACTCGCCTGGCGGATCATCGGCACGGGCCACCGCGACCCGCGCTGGCTGCCCTATCTGCAACCGTTCGGCGCGGACGACGCGATGGCCCGGATCGACGGCATCTCAGCCTGA
- the alc gene encoding allantoicase has product MTTEQDETRHDDPHANDAAPYGGGDPYADYRTADLPFTDLVDLADRRLGAGVIAANDEFFAQRENLLLRERAVFDPERFGHKGKIMDGWETRRRRGTDAAHPFPAPDDHDWALIRLGAPGIIRGIVVDTAHFRGNYPQRVSVQATCVDGAPGPDELLADDVKWEEIVPPTPVRGHAANGFEVTGGRRWTHIRLCQHPDGGIARLRVHGEVVPDPSWLAALGTFDLIAVLNGGSYEDASDRFYSSPTQIILPGTSRKMDDGWENRRRRVRGTNDWVRFRLPAQGAVRAVEIDTACLLGNAAGWIALHGRDGEDGDWFEIIPRTRLQPDTVHRFPLPEEAVVTHVRLDAFPDGGVARMRLHGSLTETGAAELAARHEASRA; this is encoded by the coding sequence ATGACCACCGAACAGGATGAGACCCGGCACGACGATCCCCATGCCAACGACGCGGCCCCCTACGGCGGTGGCGACCCCTACGCCGACTACCGCACCGCCGACCTCCCCTTCACCGACCTCGTGGACCTCGCCGACCGGCGGCTCGGCGCGGGCGTGATCGCCGCCAACGACGAGTTCTTCGCCCAGCGCGAGAACCTCCTCCTGCGCGAACGCGCGGTCTTCGACCCGGAGCGCTTCGGCCACAAGGGCAAGATCATGGACGGCTGGGAGACCCGTCGCCGGCGCGGCACCGACGCCGCCCATCCGTTCCCGGCCCCCGACGACCACGACTGGGCCCTGATCCGCCTCGGCGCCCCCGGCATCATCCGGGGCATCGTCGTCGACACCGCCCACTTCCGGGGCAACTACCCGCAGCGCGTCTCGGTCCAGGCCACCTGCGTGGACGGCGCGCCCGGCCCCGATGAGCTGCTCGCCGACGACGTGAAGTGGGAGGAGATCGTCCCGCCGACCCCCGTACGCGGCCACGCCGCCAACGGCTTCGAGGTCACCGGCGGACGCCGCTGGACCCACATCCGGCTCTGCCAGCACCCCGACGGCGGCATCGCCCGTCTGCGCGTGCACGGCGAAGTGGTCCCCGACCCGTCCTGGCTGGCCGCGCTCGGCACCTTCGACCTGATCGCGGTCCTCAACGGCGGCAGCTACGAGGACGCCTCGGACCGCTTCTACTCCTCGCCGACCCAGATCATCCTGCCCGGCACCTCCCGCAAGATGGACGACGGCTGGGAGAACCGCCGCCGCCGGGTCCGCGGCACCAACGACTGGGTCCGCTTCCGGCTGCCCGCCCAGGGCGCCGTCCGCGCGGTCGAGATCGACACCGCCTGCCTCCTGGGCAACGCGGCCGGCTGGATCGCCCTGCACGGCCGGGACGGCGAGGACGGCGACTGGTTCGAGATCATCCCGCGCACCCGGCTCCAGCCCGACACCGTCCACCGCTTCCCGCTGCCGGAGGAAGCCGTGGTCACCCATGTCCGGCTGGACGCCTTCCCGGACGGCGGCGTCGCCCGGATGCGCCTGCACGGCTCCCTCACGGAGACCGGCGCCGCCGAACTGGCCGCCCGCCACGAGGCGTCCCGCGCCTGA
- the malQ gene encoding 4-alpha-glucanotransferase produces the protein MGLSRLAALHGVATSFSPPSGATAPVPESTVVAVLGALGVDATTPEAVRAALAAAESAARARLLPDTVVVWSGEPLPPALTGLPPGTELTVGPPDGARGSGGAGEAPMRVPAGEPGPDAGPDAAPRPAGEPGPSGHPWWTEPPLGVHRLTVRAPDRREQRCALVVAPPRAPQPPGRGHGFLVQLYSLLSGRSWGMGDLGDLADLASWSGRRLSCGFVQVNPLHAAVPGAPTDPSPYRPSSRRFPDPVHLRVESVPEYGHVPDPAALDALRRKGARLREAVLDKGALIDRDAVRDLKRQALDLILAVPLTPGRHAAYCDYLARQGQALEDHALWCALAEAHGPDWRGWPDGLRDPRSEATARARAELLDRVDHHCRLAWLTDTQLAEAQRAALDAGMTVGIVHDLAVGVHPSGADTWAQQDTFAHGMSVGAPPDAFNARGQDWGLPPWRPDALAASGYAPFRDLLRGLLAHAGALRIDHVMGLSRLWWVPEGRPPTEGTYVGYDAEAMLAVLVLEAHRAGAAVLGEDLGTVEPGVREALARRGVLGTSVLWFERDWAGDGRPLAPERWRADCLATATTHDLPSTAARLTGDHVTLRHRLGLLTGPPDEEHRRDGAETAEWLALFTRLGLLPGGAPGPLPGGGDEEAAVRAVHRFLLRTPARLTGIWLPDTIGDRRPQNLPGTCDEYPNWRLPVADAEGRPVTLEQLAASPRLHRLMDVLHPAGGGC, from the coding sequence ATGGGCCTGTCCCGGCTCGCCGCCCTGCACGGCGTCGCCACCTCCTTCTCCCCGCCCTCCGGCGCCACCGCGCCGGTGCCCGAGAGCACGGTCGTCGCCGTGCTCGGCGCGCTCGGCGTGGACGCCACCACACCCGAGGCGGTACGGGCCGCGCTCGCCGCCGCCGAGTCGGCGGCCCGCGCCCGGCTCCTCCCGGACACGGTGGTGGTCTGGTCCGGCGAACCGCTGCCGCCCGCGCTCACCGGCCTGCCGCCCGGCACGGAACTGACGGTCGGGCCGCCGGACGGGGCGCGCGGGAGCGGCGGGGCGGGGGAGGCACCGATGCGGGTGCCCGCCGGGGAGCCCGGACCCGATGCCGGACCCGATGCCGCACCCCGGCCCGCCGGGGAGCCCGGACCGTCCGGCCACCCCTGGTGGACCGAACCCCCGCTCGGCGTCCACCGGCTGACCGTCCGCGCCCCGGACCGCCGGGAGCAGCGCTGCGCGCTCGTCGTCGCCCCGCCCCGCGCCCCGCAGCCCCCCGGCCGGGGCCACGGCTTCCTCGTTCAGCTCTACTCCCTGCTCTCCGGCCGCTCCTGGGGCATGGGCGACCTCGGTGACCTCGCCGACCTCGCCTCCTGGTCCGGCCGCCGGCTCAGCTGCGGCTTCGTCCAGGTCAACCCGCTGCACGCGGCGGTCCCCGGCGCCCCCACCGACCCCTCGCCCTACCGCCCCTCGTCCCGGCGCTTCCCGGACCCGGTGCACCTGCGCGTCGAGTCCGTCCCGGAGTACGGCCACGTCCCCGACCCGGCCGCCCTCGACGCGCTGCGCCGCAAGGGCGCCCGGCTGCGGGAAGCCGTCCTGGACAAGGGCGCCCTCATCGACCGGGACGCCGTACGGGACCTCAAGCGCCAAGCCCTCGACCTGATCCTCGCCGTCCCCCTCACCCCCGGCCGGCACGCCGCGTACTGCGACTACCTCGCCCGCCAGGGCCAGGCCCTGGAGGACCACGCCCTGTGGTGCGCGCTCGCCGAGGCGCACGGCCCCGACTGGCGCGGCTGGCCGGACGGGCTGCGCGACCCGCGCTCCGAGGCCACCGCCCGCGCCCGCGCCGAACTGCTCGACCGGGTCGACCACCACTGCCGGCTCGCCTGGCTCACCGACACCCAGCTCGCCGAGGCCCAGCGCGCCGCCCTGGACGCCGGGATGACCGTCGGCATCGTGCACGACCTCGCGGTCGGCGTGCACCCCTCGGGCGCCGACACCTGGGCCCAGCAGGACACCTTCGCCCACGGCATGTCCGTCGGCGCGCCCCCCGACGCCTTCAACGCGCGCGGCCAGGACTGGGGCCTGCCCCCGTGGCGCCCCGACGCCCTCGCCGCGAGCGGCTACGCCCCCTTCCGGGACCTGCTGCGGGGCCTCCTCGCCCACGCCGGCGCCCTGCGCATCGACCACGTCATGGGCCTGTCCCGGCTCTGGTGGGTGCCCGAGGGCCGCCCGCCCACCGAGGGCACCTACGTCGGCTACGACGCGGAGGCCATGCTCGCCGTCCTGGTCCTGGAGGCGCACCGGGCCGGCGCGGCCGTCCTCGGCGAGGACCTCGGCACGGTCGAACCCGGCGTCCGCGAGGCGCTCGCCCGGCGCGGCGTGCTCGGCACCTCGGTGCTCTGGTTCGAGCGGGACTGGGCGGGCGACGGCCGGCCCCTCGCCCCCGAGCGCTGGCGCGCCGACTGCCTGGCCACCGCCACCACCCACGACCTGCCCTCCACCGCGGCCCGGCTGACCGGCGACCATGTGACGCTGCGCCACCGGCTGGGCCTGCTCACCGGCCCCCCGGACGAGGAACACCGGCGGGACGGCGCCGAGACGGCCGAGTGGCTGGCCCTGTTCACCCGGCTCGGGCTGCTCCCTGGGGGCGCCCCCGGCCCGCTCCCCGGAGGCGGCGACGAGGAGGCGGCCGTGCGCGCCGTCCACCGCTTCCTGCTGCGCACCCCCGCCCGGCTCACCGGTATCTGGCTGCCCGACACCATCGGCGACCGCCGCCCGCAGAACCTCCCCGGCACCTGCGACGAGTACCCCAACTGGCGGCTGCCCGTCGCCGACGCGGAGGGCCGCCCCGTCACCCTGGAACAGCTCGCCGCCTCGCCCCGGCTGCACCGCCTGATGGACGTACTGCACCCGGCGGGGGGAGGCTGCTGA
- the pepN gene encoding aminopeptidase N: MPGTNLTREEAQERARLLTVDAYEIDLDLSGAQEGGIYRSVTVVRFDSAEAGAETFIDLVAPAVHEVELNGRALDVAAVFRDSRIALPHLQAGANELKVVADCAYTNTGEGLHRFVDPVDEQAYLYTQFEVPDARRVFASFEQPDLKATFRFTVKAPAGWTVISNSPTPEPKDDVWSFEPTPRVSTYITALIAGPYHSVHSSYEKDGRTVPLGIYCRPSLAEFLDADAIFDVTRMGFDWFQEKFDYDYPFAKYDQLFVPEFNAGAMENAGAVTIRDQYVFRSKVTDAAYETRAETILHELAHMWFGDLVTMEWWNDLWLNESFATYTSVACLAYAEGSGWPHSWTTFANSMKTWAYRQDQLPSTHPIMADIRDLDDVLVNFDGITYAKGASVLKQLVAYVGMDEFFKGVQAYFKAHAFGNTRLTDLLGALEETSGRDLKTWSKAWLETAGINVLRPEIETDENGHVTSFSVLQEAPALPAGAKGEPTLRPHRIAIGCYDLDAGGSLVRTDRIELDVDGERTAVPFPAGTARPAVVLLNDDDLSYAKVRLDAESLRVVTEHLGDFTESLPRALCWASAWDMTRDGELAARDYLALVLAGIGKESDIGVVQSLHRQVKTAIDLYATPEWREAGLTQWTEATLAHLRAAEPGSDHQLAWARAFAATARTPQQLDLLRALLDGAEAIEGLTVDTELRWSFVQRLAATGLIDEEEIDAEYARDRTAAGERHAASARAARPTEEAKAEAWASVVESDKLPNSLQEAVIAGFVQTDQHELLAPYAEKFFASVKGVWDSRSHEMAQQVAIGLYPALQVSQETLDATDAWLAAAEPGAGLRRLISESRSGVERALRAREADAAAATA; encoded by the coding sequence GTGCCTGGCACGAATCTGACCCGCGAAGAGGCACAGGAGCGGGCGCGCCTGCTGACCGTGGACGCGTACGAGATCGATCTCGACCTCTCCGGAGCGCAGGAGGGCGGGATCTACCGGTCCGTCACCGTCGTGCGCTTCGACTCCGCCGAAGCCGGTGCGGAGACCTTCATCGACCTGGTCGCCCCCGCGGTGCACGAGGTCGAGCTGAACGGCAGGGCGTTGGACGTCGCGGCGGTGTTCCGCGACTCCCGGATCGCCCTGCCCCACCTGCAGGCCGGTGCCAACGAGCTGAAGGTCGTCGCCGACTGCGCGTACACCAACACGGGCGAGGGCCTGCACCGCTTCGTCGACCCGGTCGACGAGCAGGCGTACCTCTACACCCAGTTCGAGGTCCCGGACGCGCGCCGCGTCTTCGCGAGCTTCGAGCAGCCGGACCTGAAGGCGACCTTCCGGTTCACCGTGAAGGCCCCGGCCGGCTGGACCGTGATCTCCAACTCGCCGACGCCGGAGCCGAAGGACGACGTCTGGTCCTTCGAGCCGACGCCGCGCGTCTCCACGTACATCACCGCGCTGATCGCCGGTCCGTACCACTCGGTGCACAGCAGCTACGAGAAGGACGGCCGGACCGTTCCGCTGGGCATCTACTGCCGGCCCTCGCTGGCCGAGTTCCTGGACGCGGACGCGATCTTCGACGTGACCCGGATGGGCTTCGACTGGTTCCAGGAGAAGTTCGACTACGACTACCCGTTCGCCAAGTACGACCAGCTCTTCGTCCCCGAGTTCAACGCGGGCGCGATGGAGAACGCGGGCGCGGTCACCATCCGCGACCAGTACGTGTTCCGGTCCAAGGTGACGGACGCCGCGTACGAGACGCGGGCCGAGACCATCCTGCACGAGCTGGCCCACATGTGGTTCGGCGACCTCGTCACGATGGAGTGGTGGAACGACCTCTGGCTGAACGAGTCGTTCGCCACGTACACCTCGGTCGCCTGCCTCGCGTACGCGGAGGGCTCCGGCTGGCCGCACTCGTGGACCACGTTCGCCAACTCCATGAAGACCTGGGCCTACCGGCAGGACCAGCTCCCCTCGACGCACCCGATCATGGCGGACATCCGCGACCTGGACGACGTCCTGGTCAACTTCGACGGCATCACGTACGCCAAGGGCGCCTCCGTCCTCAAGCAGCTCGTGGCGTACGTCGGCATGGACGAGTTCTTCAAGGGCGTGCAGGCGTACTTCAAGGCGCACGCCTTCGGCAACACCCGGCTGACCGATCTGCTGGGCGCGCTGGAGGAGACCTCCGGCCGCGACCTGAAGACCTGGTCGAAGGCGTGGCTGGAGACGGCCGGCATCAACGTCCTGCGCCCGGAGATCGAGACCGACGAGAACGGTCACGTCACCTCGTTCAGCGTGCTCCAGGAGGCGCCCGCGCTGCCCGCCGGCGCCAAGGGCGAGCCGACGCTGCGCCCGCACCGGATCGCGATCGGCTGCTACGACCTGGATGCCGGGGGCAGCCTGGTGCGTACGGACCGGATCGAGCTGGACGTGGACGGCGAGCGCACCGCCGTGCCGTTCCCGGCCGGCACGGCGCGCCCGGCGGTCGTCCTGCTCAACGACGACGACCTGTCGTACGCGAAGGTCCGCCTGGACGCGGAGTCGCTGCGGGTCGTCACGGAGCACCTGGGCGACTTCACCGAGTCGCTGCCGCGCGCCCTGTGCTGGGCGTCGGCCTGGGACATGACGCGGGACGGCGAGCTGGCCGCCCGCGACTACCTGGCGCTGGTGCTGGCCGGGATCGGCAAGGAGTCGGACATCGGTGTGGTGCAGTCGCTGCACCGCCAGGTCAAGACGGCGATCGACCTGTACGCGACGCCGGAGTGGCGCGAGGCGGGCCTGACGCAGTGGACCGAGGCGACGCTCGCGCACCTGCGCGCGGCGGAGCCGGGCAGCGACCACCAGCTGGCCTGGGCGCGCGCCTTCGCGGCCACCGCCCGCACCCCGCAGCAGCTGGACCTGCTGCGCGCGCTGCTCGACGGCGCCGAGGCGATCGAGGGCCTGACCGTGGACACCGAGCTGCGCTGGTCGTTCGTGCAGCGGCTCGCGGCCACCGGCCTGATCGACGAGGAGGAGATCGACGCCGAGTACGCGCGGGACCGGACGGCGGCGGGCGAGCGCCACGCGGCCTCCGCCCGTGCGGCGCGGCCCACCGAGGAGGCGAAGGCCGAGGCGTGGGCGTCGGTCGTGGAGTCCGACAAGCTGCCGAACTCCCTCCAGGAGGCGGTCATCGCGGGCTTCGTGCAGACCGACCAGCACGAGCTGCTGGCCCCGTACGCGGAGAAGTTCTTCGCCTCGGTGAAGGGTGTCTGGGACTCGCGGAGCCACGAGATGGCCCAGCAGGTGGCCATCGGCCTGTACCCGGCGCTCCAGGTCTCGCAGGAGACCCTGGACGCGACGGACGCCTGGCTGGCCGCGGCCGAGCCGGGCGCGGGTCTGCGCCGGCTGATCTCGGAGTCCCGCTCGGGCGTGGAGCGCGCGCTGCGGGCACGGGAGGCGGACGCGGCGGCCGCGACCGCGTAA
- a CDS encoding LysR substrate-binding domain-containing protein: MTEWDVKKLRILRTLRDRGTVTATADALLMTPSAVSQQLSNLAKQLGVPLLEAQGRRVRLTDAAHLVLRHAEAVFAQLERADAELTGYLRGEAGEVRVAAFATAVPALVVPAVQLLRTAGRPGPDVRVREAEAARAYELLAAAEADLALSLAADAPASCDPRFTVLPLLADPLDVALPAGHPLADVPGLRLADLAAEPWIYGGSGPWSEITRSACRAAGFVPARAHSASGWTAILAMVAAGMGIALVPRMASAERHGREGVVMRALEADRPRRHVVAAVRRGGEDAPAVARVLAALREAARPYDDPETAPRTIRES; this comes from the coding sequence ATGACCGAGTGGGACGTCAAGAAGCTCCGCATCCTGCGCACCCTGCGCGACCGGGGCACGGTCACCGCGACCGCCGACGCCCTGCTGATGACCCCGTCCGCCGTCTCCCAGCAGCTCTCCAACCTGGCGAAACAGCTCGGCGTGCCGCTCCTGGAGGCCCAGGGCAGGCGGGTGCGGCTCACCGACGCCGCCCATCTCGTCCTGCGGCACGCCGAGGCGGTCTTCGCCCAGCTGGAGCGCGCCGACGCCGAACTGACCGGCTATCTGCGCGGCGAGGCGGGCGAGGTCCGCGTCGCCGCGTTCGCCACCGCCGTACCCGCCCTGGTCGTCCCCGCCGTGCAGCTGCTGCGCACGGCCGGCCGCCCCGGCCCCGACGTCCGGGTGCGGGAGGCGGAGGCCGCCCGCGCGTACGAACTGCTCGCCGCCGCCGAGGCGGATCTGGCCCTGTCGCTGGCCGCCGACGCCCCCGCGTCCTGCGACCCCCGGTTCACCGTGCTGCCGCTGCTCGCCGACCCGCTCGACGTGGCCCTGCCCGCCGGCCATCCGCTCGCGGACGTGCCCGGACTGCGGCTGGCCGACCTTGCCGCCGAGCCCTGGATCTACGGCGGCTCGGGCCCCTGGTCGGAGATCACCCGCTCCGCGTGCCGGGCGGCGGGCTTCGTACCCGCCCGTGCGCACAGCGCGTCCGGCTGGACGGCGATCCTCGCCATGGTCGCGGCCGGCATGGGCATCGCCCTGGTCCCGCGCATGGCGTCGGCGGAACGGCACGGCCGGGAGGGCGTGGTGATGCGGGCCCTGGAGGCGGACCGGCCCCGGCGCCATGTCGTCGCCGCCGTCCGGCGCGGCGGTGAGGACGCCCCGGCCGTCGCCCGGGTCCTCGCCGCCCTGCGCGAGGCGGCGCGGCCGTACGACGACCCCGAGACCGCCCCGCGGACCATTCGGGAATCCTGA
- a CDS encoding beta-N-acetylglucosaminidase domain-containing protein, producing MGLSGRTRATAVAVAVLGGLLSAGAPPALAAPPDPASASAAGPGRTAQGAPPAVWPRPQSMAAAGPGVALGHEVTLVADAAADPYAVAALRTVLRDAGVRTVHEALPGAGPVIRLGGAGAADALRALGAPDRADLPAGGYRLAAGPVAKRGTVALEGVGEDGLFHAVQTLRQLVRGGKVAGVTVRDWPATAVRGLTEGFYGQPWSREDRLAQIDFLGRTKQNRYLYAAGDDPYRQARWRDPYPAKRRADIRELADRAAAAHVVLGWAVAPGQSMCLSSDGDLKALNRKIDAMWDLGVRAFQVQFQDVSYSEWHCAADADTFGSGPEAAARAQARVVNGVARHLTARHPGAAPLSVMPTEFYQDGATAYRTALAGELADGVEVAWTGVGVVPRTITGAELARTRAVFGHPLMTMDNYPVNDYAHDRIFLGPYTGREPAVAVGSAALLANAMEQPSASRVPLFTAADFAWNPRGYDPARSWEAAIDDLAGSGGDGADALRALAGNSAGSVLGGTESAYLRPLIAAFWKAYAGDDAGALDAAADRLRDAFGEMRAAPGGLAGVAGGRLGDEVRPWSAQLARYGHAGELAVDLLRAQATGDGAAAWRASLALEPVREDIAAGGAKVGEGVLGPFLDRTRKEARSWTGTDRAGGEVSEAPGSYTVRLDRARPLEAVTATTVPDAGAAAGATVQAHVPGEGWRSLGRLSASGWTQTAGGGLRADAVRISWPAATPVPAGSPPLIIPPLAGASVGAGTAPDVRSLVPWFEDEPAARLDLARGETDAVIGGKPQEVRARLSGRRPAEVRGRLVAKAPEGIEVRVPKRTTVPRGTRTEVPVEITVPADTPSGEYEVPFSFGGEETTLTVRAYPRTGEADVLRGATASSSADETADFPASAALDGDQETRWSSPAADGSWWQAELPAPVRLGRVVLDWQDAYASRYRVQVSGDGRTWRTAATVREGAGGRESVRMDAKDTRFVRVLGDERATEYGISLWSVKAYAVAGHD from the coding sequence ATGGGGCTCAGTGGCAGGACGCGGGCGACGGCGGTGGCCGTGGCCGTGCTCGGCGGGCTGCTCTCCGCCGGTGCCCCGCCCGCGCTCGCCGCTCCCCCGGACCCCGCGAGCGCCTCCGCCGCCGGGCCGGGGCGCACGGCGCAGGGCGCGCCCCCGGCGGTGTGGCCGCGCCCGCAGAGCATGGCGGCGGCCGGTCCCGGGGTCGCCCTGGGCCACGAGGTCACGCTGGTCGCGGACGCGGCGGCCGATCCGTACGCCGTGGCGGCGCTGCGCACGGTCCTGCGGGACGCCGGGGTGCGGACGGTCCACGAGGCGCTGCCGGGTGCCGGGCCGGTGATCCGGCTGGGCGGCGCCGGGGCGGCGGACGCGCTGCGCGCCCTGGGCGCGCCGGACCGGGCGGACCTGCCGGCGGGCGGTTACCGGCTCGCGGCGGGCCCGGTCGCGAAGCGGGGCACGGTGGCGCTGGAGGGCGTCGGCGAGGACGGGCTGTTCCACGCGGTGCAGACGCTGCGCCAGCTGGTCCGGGGCGGGAAGGTCGCCGGGGTCACCGTCCGGGACTGGCCGGCCACGGCGGTGCGCGGGCTGACCGAGGGGTTCTACGGACAGCCGTGGAGCCGGGAGGACCGGCTCGCGCAGATCGACTTCCTGGGGCGCACCAAGCAGAACCGCTATCTCTACGCGGCGGGCGACGACCCCTACCGGCAGGCCCGCTGGCGCGACCCGTATCCGGCGAAGCGGCGCGCGGACATCCGGGAGCTGGCCGACCGGGCCGCCGCCGCGCATGTGGTGCTCGGCTGGGCGGTGGCGCCGGGCCAGTCCATGTGCCTGTCGTCGGACGGCGATCTGAAGGCGCTGAACCGGAAGATCGACGCGATGTGGGACCTGGGGGTGCGCGCTTTCCAGGTGCAGTTCCAGGACGTCAGCTACAGCGAGTGGCACTGCGCGGCCGACGCGGACACGTTCGGCAGCGGCCCGGAGGCGGCGGCTCGGGCGCAGGCCCGCGTGGTGAACGGCGTGGCCCGGCATCTGACCGCGCGGCATCCGGGGGCGGCGCCGCTGTCGGTGATGCCGACGGAGTTCTACCAGGACGGCGCCACCGCGTACCGCACCGCGCTCGCCGGGGAGCTGGCGGACGGTGTGGAGGTCGCCTGGACCGGGGTCGGGGTCGTGCCGAGGACGATCACGGGCGCCGAACTGGCGAGGACGCGGGCCGTGTTCGGGCATCCGCTGATGACCATGGACAACTACCCGGTCAACGACTACGCGCACGACCGGATCTTCCTCGGCCCGTACACCGGCCGGGAGCCCGCCGTGGCGGTGGGCTCGGCGGCGCTGCTGGCCAACGCGATGGAGCAGCCGTCCGCCTCGCGCGTCCCGCTGTTCACGGCCGCCGACTTCGCGTGGAACCCGAGGGGCTACGACCCCGCGCGGTCCTGGGAGGCCGCCATCGACGACCTCGCCGGTTCCGGCGGGGACGGGGCCGACGCGCTGCGGGCCCTGGCGGGCAACAGCGCGGGTTCGGTGCTCGGCGGCACCGAGTCCGCCTATCTGCGGCCGCTGATCGCCGCGTTCTGGAAGGCGTACGCCGGTGACGACGCCGGCGCGCTCGACGCGGCGGCGGACCGGCTGCGCGACGCGTTCGGCGAGATGCGCGCGGCGCCGGGCGGTCTCGCGGGGGTGGCCGGGGGCCGGCTCGGTGACGAGGTCCGCCCGTGGAGCGCGCAGCTCGCCCGCTACGGCCATGCCGGTGAGCTGGCCGTCGACCTGCTGCGCGCCCAGGCCACGGGCGACGGGGCTGCGGCCTGGCGGGCGTCGCTGGCGCTGGAGCCGGTGCGCGAGGACATCGCGGCGGGCGGGGCGAAGGTCGGCGAGGGCGTGCTCGGCCCGTTCCTGGACCGGACCCGCAAGGAGGCCCGTTCCTGGACGGGCACGGACCGGGCGGGCGGCGAGGTGAGCGAGGCGCCGGGCAGCTATACGGTCCGGCTGGACCGGGCCCGTCCGCTGGAGGCCGTCACCGCGACGACCGTGCCGGACGCCGGGGCCGCCGCGGGCGCCACGGTGCAGGCTCATGTGCCGGGCGAGGGCTGGCGGTCGCTGGGCCGGCTGTCGGCGAGCGGCTGGACCCAGACGGCGGGCGGGGGGCTGCGGGCCGACGCGGTCCGGATCAGCTGGCCCGCCGCCACTCCGGTGCCGGCCGGGTCGCCGCCGCTGATCATCCCGCCGCTGGCCGGGGCGTCCGTGGGCGCGGGCACCGCCCCCGATGTGCGCTCCCTGGTGCCGTGGTTCGAGGACGAGCCGGCCGCCCGGCTGGACCTGGCGCGCGGCGAGACCGACGCCGTGATCGGCGGGAAGCCGCAGGAGGTGCGGGCCCGGCTGTCCGGGCGCCGGCCGGCCGAGGTGCGGGGCAGGCTGGTCGCGAAGGCGCCCGAGGGCATCGAGGTCCGGGTGCCGAAGCGGACGACCGTTCCGCGCGGGACGCGCACCGAGGTCCCGGTGGAGATCACGGTCCCGGCGGACACCCCGTCCGGGGAGTACGAGGTGCCGTTCTCCTTCGGCGGCGAGGAGACCACGCTCACCGTGCGGGCCTATCCACGCACCGGCGAGGCCGATGTGCTGCGCGGGGCCACCGCCTCCTCGTCGGCGGACGAGACCGCGGACTTCCCGGCGTCCGCCGCGCTGGACGGCGACCAGGAGACCCGCTGGTCCTCCCCGGCCGCGGACGGGTCGTGGTGGCAGGCGGAACTGCCCGCCCCGGTCCGGCTGGGGCGGGTGGTGCTCGACTGGCAGGACGCGTACGCCTCCCGCTACCGGGTCCAGGTCTCCGGCGACGGGCGCACCTGGCGCACCGCGGCGACCGTGCGCGAGGGCGCGGGCGGCCGCGAGTCGGTGCGGATGGACGCGAAGGACACCCGGTTCGTGCGCGTCCTGGGCGACGAGCGGGCCACCGAGTACGGCATCTCGCTCTGGTCGGTGAAGGCGTACGCGGTGGCCGGGCACGACTGA